The Deltaproteobacteria bacterium HGW-Deltaproteobacteria-18 nucleotide sequence GGAAAACGAGGTCTTCGCTGCGTTCCTGGCCGAGTTCAGGGATGACCCGGGCATGGCCCATGAGTGCGAGTTACTGACCCCGGTGCGCGATGGAGCCGGGATCATCTATGTGCTCGACGCCTCACGCCCGCTGCGACAGGTCGACAAGGCCGAGATGGAGATTTTGCGTTTGACCGGACGCCCGCGCATGGCCATTCTCAACTGCAAGACCGGGGAGGAGCAGTTTCTGGAGGAATGGAAGAACGAGCTGCGCAAACATTTCAATATGGTGCGTACTTTCAACGCCTTACGCGCAACTTTTGCCGAACGCATGCGTCTGCTCGAAAGCCTGCGCGCCCTCGAACAGGACTGGGAGGACGCGCTGGGTTTGGTGGTGGATGTCTTTGTGCGCGACTGGCAGCGCAGGAACGCGGAATGCGCGGCCCTGGTCTGCGCTTTCTTGCGGCGTGTGCTTGGCATGGTGGAAACGGCGCGGCTGTCCGACCTGGACCGCAGGGCCGAAGTGGAGGCCCGCCTGACCACGCGTCTGGAGGAGCGGATCCGGCAGGAGGAGGAAGTGCTGCACGAGCAGGTCTGCCTGCAGTTTCGCCATGATCGGCGATCCTTTGTGCTCCCGGAACAGTCGGTCCTGCGTCAGGATCTGTTTTCCCGCACCACCTGGACCGTCTTCGGACTGAGCAAGGGCAAGCTCGTGGCAGCGGCCGTGGCCGCCGGTGGAGCGGCGGGGGTCGCGCTTGATCTGGCCACGCTGGGCAGCAGCCTGGGACTTTTTGCCGCCGTGGGCGGGGCCACGGCCGGACTTGCCGCCCTTTTTCAGGGCGAACGCCTGGTGCGGGGCAAGGTCCTGGGACTGGGCATCGGACAGCGCAGCGTGCAGGTCGGCCCCTTGGACACGGTGCAGTGGGTGTTTGTTTTGCTGGATCGCTTCCTGCTGCACTACTGGTACGTGATCCACTGGTCACATGCCTGGCGGGGCGAAGATTTTTTGCCCGCGACCCTCGACGAGGGCGGCAAGCAGGGATTCACCAGCGCCTGGAGCAGGGAGCCGCGCGGTCTTTGCGCGGAGTTTTTCAAGGTTGTCACCGCAGGCGATGACTCCAGGGCCCTGGACCTTGAAATGGATCTGCGGCGTTTTCTGGAAGGGGAACTGGAGAGGATGTCCCGGCTTTAGCTGACTGCCTGTCAGGGGACTGGCAGGTGTTGCCGGGCGGCCCAGAGGTGCAGGGACAGGACCAGGACGGCGGCAGTTTCAAAGCGCAGGATGTTCGGACCAAGCCCCACCGGGATGAAACCATGCTCCCGGAAAAGAGCGGCTTCTTTGAGCTCCAGCCCGCCTTCCGGTCCCAGTACCGCGATGCTGCCCCGCGGATGGGCCAGCAGCGAGGGGGCGACGAACCCGCTCTCTTCCTGTTCCCAGCAAAGCACCTTGGATCCAAGGTCAACAGCGGCGCGGATGACGTCACCGGGCCCGGAAAAAGTCCGGATTCGGGGCAGCCAGCTTGTGCCGCACTGCTTGGCCGCAGCCGTGAGCTGTCTCTCCCATCCGTCTTTGCCTTCTTCCGGAACCGCACCCTGGGAGCGGCCCGCCTTCCATAACCAGACCTGCGCCGCGCCGAGTTCCACCGCCTTTTCCAGTAAAAAACCCCGACGCAGCCCCTTGGACCAGCCCACGGCCAGAACAAGCGGACAGGATGGAGCGGGGTCTGTCTGCTCTGACAGGCGCTGGAGGCCGGCGTTTTTCTTGGACAGTTCCCGGACGCAGAAAATTCCCCATCGACCCCGACCGTCAAAAAGGCGGATCGTGTCTCCTGTCTTGGCGCGCAGCACGCGGGTCAGGTGGTGGAATTCTTCCCCGTCGAGTGAAAAAGGCTCCCGCCACAGGGCGGGAGCCAGATAAAAGGAATTGAGACGCGCCACCTAGATCAGCTTCCTGCGGGCCGTGCCTGCGGTGTAGAAAGGCATGTCCACGCGGATGGCTTCAAGGGTGGTCCGGGGTCCCTTGATCGTAAACGCCTCCTTGTCGGCCATGTCCGCGTGCACAAAGGCCATGGCCACGCAGTAGCCAAGGCTGGGCGCGATGGAGCCGCTGGTGACCGTGCCGACCCTGGTTTCGCCCACATAAACCTCGTCGTAATGGCGAGCGCTGCGGCGGCCGTCGATGCGCAGGCCGATCAGCTTTTCGCGCACGTTGCCGAGCCCGGATTTGCCCATGAACTGCGCTTCGCTCTTGAGCATGGCTCCATAGCCGGCCTCCACCGGGGTGTGATCCGTGTCCAGGTCCTGGCCGTACAGGGGCAGCCCGACCTCAAGGCGCAACGTGTCACGTGCGCCAAGGCCCGCCGGGCGCACGGCTTCGTCGGCCATGAGCTTCTCCCACAGCACCTCGGCCTTGTCCCAGGGCAGGTAGAATTCGCAGCCCAATTCGCCCGTGTAGCCGGTACGGCTGACTATGAGCTTGAATCCTTCAAACTCCACTTCACGGAAGGCGAAGTAGCCAAGGCCGGTCCAGTCTCCGGGCATGATGCGGGCCAGCACATCAAAGGATTCCGGGCCCTGCAGGTCGATCTTGGCGATCTCGAAACTCTGGTCGACAAGGGTCAGGCTTGCCGGGAGGTGGCTTTTTATCCAGGCGAAATCGGATTCGATGCATGCTCCGTTGACCACGAGCATGTATTTTTCCGTGTCCAGCCGGTAGACGATGAGATCGTCGAGCACGCCGCCCTTTTCGTTCAGGAGGAACCCGTAGCGGCACTTCCCGGGAGCCAGGGTGGCCAGGTTGTGGGTCACGACGGCGGCCAGGGCCTCGGTCGCGCCGTCGCCCTCGAGCAGAAACTCTCCCATGTGGGAGATGTCGAAGATGGACGCGTGGGCTCTGGTGTGCTTGTGTTCCTCAAGGATGCCTACATATTGGACAGGCATGTCCCAGCCCGCGAAAGGGACCATTCTGGCTCCGTTGTTCTTGTGCCAGGCATGAAGAGGGGTGGTCAGCAGTTCGGACATAGGTGTTTCCCGCTGTTAGAGGGTGGTGGGGTTACGCATCGGTCTTTGTCTTGCGTATGGCTTTGAGTTCGTCAACCAGGGAGACCAGCCTGCGGTAAAGCTTTCTGATGATGATGCCGTTTTCGGTAAGTTGATCCTCTTTTGGCGTCATGTAGGTCTTGATCAGATAGCGGTCGTTGAGCATGGATTCGGAAAAAAAGATGGCCTTGGCGACCAGCGGCTCGAAATAATGGGCAAATTCAAATTTCAGGTTGCCAAGGACAGCGGTGCTCAGCCGCAGCATTTCAAGGTACGAGATCTTCTTTCCCTTGTGGATGCGGCTCTTCAGGTCTTCGAGTTCTTTGATCTCCCTGGCCTGCTTGATGTAGCTGAAAGTGGTCCAGACCTCCTGGTAGAGTTCGTGGTGTTCGCCGAACTCCTCGGCCAGCCCCGGATCGCACAGATAACCGTCCAGTACGCGCACGATCTCGGCATAGAATTCATCCGAATATCCGATCATGCGCCGCTGATGCTTGCTGAGCCACGAGTGCAGGAATTTGAGGCGCTTTTCGTGGGTCTCCGTATTCTCGATGATGTCGTTTTTCTTGTAAACCACCCGGCCCAGATACTCACCGCGCACGATGTCGTTGAGTTTGAGGCTCATGGTGTAGGTGTCCTTGAGCAGGTTGACGGAGGTGCAGACCTTTCCGGTCAGGGGGTGGAGGATCTCCTGTCTCCAGACGGACAGGGCGCGGTCCTGGCGGACGTTGTTGGCGTCGAATTTGTGCTGGCGGTAAACCACCCGCAGGATGACGATGCGCCGCTTGCGGTCAAAAAAGTAGCCTCCTTCTTCCAGGTAATCGACGACATCCCTGCTGCCGATTTCCATGGGAACCAGGGCGACTTTCTCCACGCGGGGGTAGGCGTGTCCGGACTGGCTGCTGAAAATGGATGTCAGGGTCCGGTCCGACTGCCCCAGCGCCTTTATCAGGAAATTTTCTCCCATCTTGTGCAGGCGTCTGGCAAAAATTGCGGCCGAGGTCTTGCGTTCCGAAGAGATGGGGTAACCGTACAGTTCCATAAGAAACTGGTACACGAATTCGCGGTTGTTTTCGTAAAGCAGATTGTCGTTGGATTTGAATTTGCGGCTCCTGAGCCCGAAGCGTTTGAGTTCGGTGTCCAGGTCCGAGGGCAGGGACGCGTAGATTCCTGACAGATAGAACTGGCCGTCGCGGTCCAACGAGAGGACGTGGGCGCGGTCCATGCGGCTCAGGAAGCCGACGAGCAGGGAATAGGAGGAGATATCCGAGATCTGGTGATCCCTGGTCGCCTCCTTGAATTCCTCGCGCATCTCTTTTGACATGTGCGCCAGGAAGCAGGCCAGGTTCTTGCTGTGCAGCGAGGATTCCAGCACGCAACTGTCTCCGAGTACGCGGCTGCCCGGGTCGCGGCAGGTGTGCAGCAGGTCGAACTGGAAAATTTCGTTGAAGTAGTCCAGCGGGCGCCCGAAGGCGACCATGGAAAAGCCCGGAAGTTCCGGGAATTCGGTCAGGGAAGGCTCGAACGAAGGCAAAAGGTCGCGTGCGTCGATCAGGGGATAGCCCTTGACCTCGGCGTAGGGTTTGAGCAGGCAGAATTTGATGTGGATGAAATCCAGGAAGCGCCGCAGCTCATTCATGTCGCGCAATGGAGATTTCGGCAGCAGGTGCCCGTTTTTCAGGGCTTTAAGGGTCGGAATCTCGGAGAACGCGTTTTGCCATTTCATGCTGGTGCCAACTATCTCATTGTGTTTGTTACGGTAGTGTGTAGACTATTTTTCATGTTTTGCGTTGCCAGTAAACAGGATTTTCAGTTCGTGCCGCCGGTCGCTCCGGAGGTTGAAGAGAGTATTCATTCCCTGTATGTTCGAGTCCTTGCGTCGATGCGTGTTTCAAACCACAGGCACGCCGTGCGAGTGTTTATCCCATGACCATGAAATACCCATCCCTGGACAGGCTGCTTGAGAGCATCGGCAGCGTTTTTGACGCCTATTCGGTGGTTCTCTTTTGTCGCAATTCTGCCGGAACTTTCGATTTAACCACTTCATTCAGTCTTGGGGATTCCATCCGCAAGGGCGCAAAGATCGAATCTGGCCAGGGCCTGGTGGGCTGGATTCTCAAGAACGACTCGCCGCTTGTTGTCGAGAAGTTCGACGAGAAGAATACCTTTCTTGGTTACTACGGCGCAGAACAGGACGAGCAGATCAAGGTTTTCGTTGGCTGTCCCCTGCCCGGCGGACTTGGCGCCCTGTGCATGGACAGCAAGAAAACCTACGCCTTCACGTCCAAGGACCAGCGTCTGCTGTCCCTCTTTGCCCTGGTTGTGGCCGCCATCATCGATGATGTGGGCGAGGGCGGGGTTTCCAGTCGCGAGCAGGCCCTGTATCGTGTGCTGCAGCAGGTGTACGCCCTGCGCGAGGCGCATCCCAAATGGACGGACTTTCTGAATCGCTATCTGGCTCTTCTGGCCGGGGCCAGCGGTTACGAATACGCCTTCCTGGTGGTCAGCGACGAGTGGGGGAACAACTATCTCCTTGAAGGCAGCAACAAGCCGTTCATGCCCGAGAACATCACTGCCCGGCAGTCTTTCAGCACGGGCAGCGGACTTCTGGGATGGGTCTTCAAGAAGAATCAGCCTGTCTTTTTTGGCGACGGCAAGAGCGAGCTTGGCCGCACGCCCCTTTTTGGCCGCGACATCCCGGGCCCGGTTTTGAATACCCTCATGGCTTTTCCCCTGAAAGTGCATACCCGTTGTCGGGGCGTGCTGGTTTTCGGGGATCGCGAAAGCGGGGTCATCAGCAGTGAAATCCGGGCCTTTGCCAACATGGCCTCGGATTACTTGGCTCTTTTTCTGGAGAATCTGTATCTGAGGAACAAGGTCAGGCGTTTTGCCCTTCCCGGCATAACCGATCCGGGCGACGCTTCCGATTTCGACAATTCCGATTATCACCCTTAAGTCAGGCAGGGCGAATATGTTTTTCAGCAAGCTTTTCGGCTTTCTCGGTAAAAATCTGGCCATGGACCTCGGCACGGCCAACACGCTCCTGTATTCGCCCAAGGACGGGATCGTGCTCAACGAGCCGTCGGTGGTGGCCCTCGACATCCGCAACGATGCCATCCTGGCCGTGGGCCGGGAGGCCAAGGAATATCTCGGCCGCACCCCGGAAAGGATCCGTGCCGTGCGTCCCCTGAAGGACGGGGTCATCGCCGACTTCGAGGTCACCAAGGCCATGATCTCCTACTTCATCAAGAAGGTCATGACAGGCATGCGCATCGTCAAGCCGCGCATGGTCATCTGCGTGCCTGCGGGGATAACCCAGGTGGAGAAGAGGGCGGTCATCGAGTCGGCGCTGCAGGCCGGAGCGCGGGAGGTCAAGCTCATCGAGGAGCCCATGGCCGCAGCCATCGGGGCGGGCCTGCCCATCCACGAACCGAGGGGCAACATGGTGGTCGACATCGGCGGCGGCACTACCGAAGTGGCGGTCATTTCGCTTTCCGCCGTGGCCTACTCAGAATCCGTGCGCATCGCCGGGGACGAGATCAACGACGCCATCCAGCGCTACGTTCAGGATGAATTTCAGCTTCTGATCGGTGAGAACATGGCCGAGGCGGCCAAGATCCACATCGCGTCCGCCGTGCCCCTGCCCGAGCCCCTGCAATACCGGGTGGCGGGAAAGAACCTGGTCGACGGCAACCCGAAGTCCATCATCCTGAACGACTCGCATGTGCGCGAGGCGATCAAGGAGCCCGTGGCCGCCATTGTCGCAGCCGTGCGCAGGGCCCTTGAGAAGACTCCTCCCGAACTGGTCGCGGACATCGCCACCAACGGCCTGCTGCTGGCTGGCGGCGGGGCCCTTTTAAAGGGTCTGGATAAACTCATCACGCAGCAGAGTTCCCTCATGGTGCATATCGATGATGATCCCTTGACCACGGTAGTGCGCGGAACTGGCCGCTCTCTTGAGGATGAGGCGTGTTTCTCGAAGGTCTATATCAACTAGCAGTGGCCGGGCGATGAAGATTCGCGTTCCACACGGTCAGAAGCGCCGGTGAGAGCTGGTCCGGGTAGGCGGAGGCCAGGGCGTCGAGTTCGTCCTGGTCCACGGCCATGAAGGAGAGATCCTGAAGAAGGAGCCGGGCGGCCTGGCTTGAAAGACCGGCGCAAAAGACGTCCACGATTTCGTTGCCGGTTCCCGCTCCTTCGGCCAATGTCAGCATATGCCGCAGATTTCCGGTCAGCTCGGCCGCGACGGGGGGCAGATGCCTTTCGGCGGCCTCCTCGGCGGCCTCAGTGGCCATGATGTGCCCGCAGCCCACGATGTCCCAGCGCCCCGGATGAAGGGGGTGGCTTTTGTCCAGCCTGCGCAACACGAGACGTCCCTGTGCATCCGTCAGCAAGAGCAGAAAACCCCTGTGCCTCAGTCCCTGCAGATGGACCTGCTCCGAAGCCATGATGGCCAGGGGCAGGTTGTTTTCGTCCACGACATGGATTTTTTCCTGGCCTGTTTCCAAAGACATGAGTTCCCGCACTGAAAAGAGGTAAAGATGGTTGAAAAGGGTCTCGAACTGCGCGTGCTCGGGCCTCGGGATGCAGCGGCGCTGGCCGCTCTGGAGGCCCGGGTCTTTGACGACGCATGGAATTTCGAGCAGTTCAGGGACCTTTTGGGGCAGGATCGTTTTTTGGCCGTGGGCGCCTTTGATCCTGCCGGGCTGTGCGCATACCTGACGGCTTACAGTGTGGCGGGTGAGCTGGAAATAGTCAACGTGGCGGTGACTGTCGCCCAGCGCGGCAAAGGCATCGGCCGCTCGCTGCTGCTTTTTTTCCTGGAGCAGGGACGCTTGCGGGGCGCAGAACGTGCGGTGCTTGAGGTTCGCAGCGGCAATGCCGCGGCCCGGGCCCTTTACGGGGGGTGCGGATTTGTGCAGGTGGGGATGCGCAGGGCGTATTACGCCGACAGCGGCGAAGATGCCCTGGTACTGGAGTGGACGCCTTGCCCCGGCTCGTGAAAGACCCGCACTCCTATTTTCGTGCTCTGGTTCCGGACGGAGCACGCGATCTGTCGAGGCTGGCCGGGGATGCCGCTGCGCGGGGAGTGCCGGTCATCGGGCCGGTCGTGGGCGGGCTGCTGGCGCTTCTGTGCCGGGTCATGGGGGCCTTGCGCGTGCTTGAGCTGGGCGCGGCCGTAGGCTATTCCACGACTTTTTTGGCCCAGGCCATGCGGGATACGGGCGGATTTGCCTTCAGCGTGGACATGCATGAGGCCCATTGCCGCGAGGCGCGGGCCAATCTGGCGTCTTTCGGACTGGGGCAGAGCTGCGCCATTCTGTGCGCCGACGCCCGCGCGCTGCCTTTTGGTGACGAAGGCTTTGACCTGGTTTTTCTGGATGTGGACCAGCGCTATTACGCAAAGCTCGAATCCGTCTGCCACCGACTGTTGCGGCCCGGGGGGCTGCTGGTCGCGGACAACACCGCCTTTGCCGACGCAGGCGAATTCAACATCCTGATCCAGGATGGCAGGCGCTGGGACGCGGTCAATATTTACGCATTCTTACCGAATCATGCGCCGGAGCAGGACGGAATCTGCCTGGCGCGCAAGAAACCATAAGGAGACACTAAAAATGATAGTTATGGAAACTTCCAAGGGGACGATGAAGATTGAACTGTTCGCGGACAAAGCCCCTCTGACCTGCGAGAACTTTCTCAATTATGTGCGCGAGGGCTTTTACGACGGGACGATCTTCCATCGCGTCATTCCCAATTTTATGATCCAGGGCGGCGGGATGACCGAGAACATGAGCGAAAAGAAGACGGGCGATCCGATCAAGAACGAAGCCGACAACGGACTCAAAAATCAGCGCGGCACCCTGGCCATGGCCCGCACCCAGGCCGTGGACAGTGCGACCTCACAGTTTTTCATCAATCTGCGCGACAACGCGTTCCTGGATCACGGCTCGCGGGATTTCGGCTACGCCGTGTTCGCGCAGGTGGTCGAGGGGATTGAAGTCATGGAAGAGATCGCGGGCGTGCCCACGGGCAACTTCGGTTTTCATCAGGACGTGCCCAAGGAGTCGGTCATCATTACCCGGGTCAGCGTAGAGGAATAAGGTTTGGTTCAGCTGGCGAGAGCCTTTCCCTTCTCCTCGGGGCATGTCCAGACCCTTTTCCCGCCTTTGTTCCGGTCCATGCCGGACGCGTGTTACGAGCGGGAGCGTTTCGAGACTTCGGACGGCGATTTCGTGGATCTGGACTGGTCCCGGGGCGAGGGGAGCCCCGGTCTTGTGTTCATCATGCACGGCCTGGAGGGGCATTCCCGGCGTAAATACGTACTGGGAATGGTCAGGGCCGCGCGGGAGCACGGCCTTGACGCCGTGGCCATGAACTTCAGGGGTTGCAGTGGGGAGCCCAATCGCAAAGTCTCCATGTACCATTCGGGCTGGACCCGAGACTTGCACGAGGCCCTGCTCATGATCGCGTCCCTGCGGCGCTATCGGAGTGTACACCTGATTGGGTTCAGTCTCGGTGGAAACGTCATTCTCAAGTATCTCGGGGAGGATGCGTCGATCATTCCCGGGGTCGTTAGTGGGGCCGTGGCCATTTCCGTACCCTGCGACCTGGAGGATTCGGCCAGGGCTCTGGCCCGTCCCCAGTGCGCCCTCTACACCCGTTATCTGCTTGACCAGCTGCGAAAGAAGATTATCGATAAAGGTCGGCTTTTTCCCGGAGCGCTCGACCTCAAAGGCGTGGAGAAGCTGCGCACCTTTCGCCAGTTTGACGACCGCTTCACGGCCCCCCTGCACGGATTCCGCGACGCGCTTGACTACTGGCGCAGATCCAGTTCGCGGCAGTATCTGCCCGGCATCGACCGGCGGACGTGTATAATAAATGCCGCCAATGATCCTTTTCTGGGGCCGCGGTGTTATCCTGAAGGGGAAGCCCGCGCCAACGGGAATCTGACCCTGCTCACTCCTCCGACCGGCGGCCATGTGGGTTTTGTGGGTTCGGGCGGGGGCTGGATGTACTGGTCGGAGTGGATGGCCATGCGCTTTCTGCTGGACCCGGCTGCATCGCAAGTGCAGGAATGAGGCGCAGGATTCTGCAGATGGTCACAAGTGTGCAATTGGCTGCACAGAATGTCTGCGCGCAAATTTTTTCTTCTTGCCGACCAGTGGGTTGGCTCTGGCATGATCGATGCTTTTTGCAGGTTGTCAACAAGAGACGGAGGTCTTCAATGAAATATGCCATTCGACTCCTTACCATCATGTTCGTGTTTGTGGCTTCGGCATCCATGGCCGCGCAGCTTCCGGATTTCACGGAGCTTGCGGAAAAGTCGGGCCAGGCGGTGGTCAATATCAGCACGGTCAAGATCGTCAAAAATCAGCGCAACATGCAGCAGTTTTTTCCGAGGGGGCCTCAGGGACAGCACCCGTTCGGGGATTTCTTCGATCAGTTCGATCGATTTTTCGGGGAGCAGGGCCAGGGAGCCCCGCGCGAACAACGTTCTCTGGGATCGGGCTTTGTCTTTTCCGCTGACGGTTACATAGTCACCAACAACCATGTCATCGAGGGCGCGGATTCCATCAAGGTCAATCTTCAGGTCGACAAGAACGGCGACCGCTCCTACGACGCCGAAGTCATCGGCACGGACAAGGAGACGGATCTGGCGCTTCTGAAGATCAAGGCCGACAAGCCGCTGCCGTATCTGGTTTTTGGCGACTCCGACGCGCTCAAGGTAGGGCAGTGGGTCATGGCCATCGGCAATCCCTTCGGCCTTGACCACACCGTCACGGCCGGAATCGTCAGCGCCAAGGGCCGCACCATCGGCGCCGGTCCCTACGACAACTTCATTCAGACCGACGCTTCCATCAATCCCGGCAACAGCGGCGGGCCGCTCATCAACCTGGACGGGCAGGTGATAGGCATCAACACCGCCATCGTGGCATCGGGGCAGGGCATCGGCTTTGCCATTCCCAGCAACATGGCCAGGCAGGTCATCGAGCAGCTGAGGGAATACCAGAGCGTGAAGCGCGGCTGGCTGGGCGTGTCCATCCAGAACGTGGATGAGAATTCCGCCAAGGCCCTGGGCCTTGAAGAGGTTCGGGGCGCCCTGGTTTCGTCCGTGACGGCCGGAGATCCGGCGGAAAAGGCCGGGATCAAGGCCGGAGACGTCATTGTCGCCGTGGATGGGATTTCCGTGGCAGACGCCGGGGATCTGACCCGCAAGATCGGTGATCTCCTCCCCGGCGTGAAGATCGATCTTTCGGTCTGGCGCGAGGGCAAGATCGTCAAGATTCCACTGGTCCTGGGTGAGCGCAGCGCGGAAAAGGTGGCGCAGGGACGGCCCGGCGCCCCGCAAGACCAGGGCGAGGATGTCCTTGGCCTGAGCGTCCGCCCCGTGACCGAGGCCGAGGCGAAGGCGCTGGAGCTCGACCGGGCCCAGGGGCTTCTGGTGGTTGAAGTGAGCGAGGGTTCCCTGGCTGCGCAAAACGACCTGAGCGCCGGGGATGTGATCCTTGAAGCCAACGGCAAGGCCGTGGACACGGTCAAGGCCTTGCGTGAGGTGGTCGAAGGCGACGGCAAGGAGAAGGGCGTTGTCATGCTGCTGCTCAAGCGTCAGGGCCGCAACATCTTCCGTACCGTGCCCCTCTCCTAGGAACATGTCGGATCAGGCAGGGATGAGCGCGGTCTGGACGCTTCGCGCAGGGTGCAAGGTCAACCTTTACCTGGACATTGTCGGGGTGCGGGAAGACGGCTATCATGAGATTGAGAGCCTCTTTTACCCGCTCCCCTCGCCATGCGATATTCTGGAAGTGCAGCTGACCGGAGGGCAGGGCCTTAGCCTGTCCTGTTCCGTTCCAGATCTTGACGGCGGGGAAAATATCCTGTCCCGGGCGTACATGAGGTTCGCCGAAGCTACGGGTTTTGCTCCGGGCGTGTCGGTGCATCTGCACAAGAACATACCCATGGGCGCGGGTCTCGGGGGGGGCAGCAGCGATGCGGCCGCCTTTCTTTCCTGGCTCAACGCCCGGGCCGAAGAGC carries:
- a CDS encoding DUF3482 domain-containing protein is translated as MKSMPVFAVIGHPNEGKSSVVATLVENDQIRISPRPGETVESMTYPVSIDGRDVIAFVDTPGFQNPVQTLGWMRKFRGPENEVFAAFLAEFRDDPGMAHECELLTPVRDGAGIIYVLDASRPLRQVDKAEMEILRLTGRPRMAILNCKTGEEQFLEEWKNELRKHFNMVRTFNALRATFAERMRLLESLRALEQDWEDALGLVVDVFVRDWQRRNAECAALVCAFLRRVLGMVETARLSDLDRRAEVEARLTTRLEERIRQEEEVLHEQVCLQFRHDRRSFVLPEQSVLRQDLFSRTTWTVFGLSKGKLVAAAVAAGGAAGVALDLATLGSSLGLFAAVGGATAGLAALFQGERLVRGKVLGLGIGQRSVQVGPLDTVQWVFVLLDRFLLHYWYVIHWSHAWRGEDFLPATLDEGGKQGFTSAWSREPRGLCAEFFKVVTAGDDSRALDLEMDLRRFLEGELERMSRL
- a CDS encoding 16S rRNA (uracil(1498)-N(3))-methyltransferase — protein: MARLNSFYLAPALWREPFSLDGEEFHHLTRVLRAKTGDTIRLFDGRGRWGIFCVRELSKKNAGLQRLSEQTDPAPSCPLVLAVGWSKGLRRGFLLEKAVELGAAQVWLWKAGRSQGAVPEEGKDGWERQLTAAAKQCGTSWLPRIRTFSGPGDVIRAAVDLGSKVLCWEQEESGFVAPSLLAHPRGSIAVLGPEGGLELKEAALFREHGFIPVGLGPNILRFETAAVLVLSLHLWAARQHLPVP
- the gcvT gene encoding glycine cleavage system protein T, which encodes MSELLTTPLHAWHKNNGARMVPFAGWDMPVQYVGILEEHKHTRAHASIFDISHMGEFLLEGDGATEALAAVVTHNLATLAPGKCRYGFLLNEKGGVLDDLIVYRLDTEKYMLVVNGACIESDFAWIKSHLPASLTLVDQSFEIAKIDLQGPESFDVLARIMPGDWTGLGYFAFREVEFEGFKLIVSRTGYTGELGCEFYLPWDKAEVLWEKLMADEAVRPAGLGARDTLRLEVGLPLYGQDLDTDHTPVEAGYGAMLKSEAQFMGKSGLGNVREKLIGLRIDGRRSARHYDEVYVGETRVGTVTSGSIAPSLGYCVAMAFVHADMADKEAFTIKGPRTTLEAIRVDMPFYTAGTARRKLI
- a CDS encoding rod shape-determining protein (functions in MreBCD complex in some organisms), with product MFFSKLFGFLGKNLAMDLGTANTLLYSPKDGIVLNEPSVVALDIRNDAILAVGREAKEYLGRTPERIRAVRPLKDGVIADFEVTKAMISYFIKKVMTGMRIVKPRMVICVPAGITQVEKRAVIESALQAGAREVKLIEEPMAAAIGAGLPIHEPRGNMVVDIGGGTTEVAVISLSAVAYSESVRIAGDEINDAIQRYVQDEFQLLIGENMAEAAKIHIASAVPLPEPLQYRVAGKNLVDGNPKSIILNDSHVREAIKEPVAAIVAAVRRALEKTPPELVADIATNGLLLAGGGALLKGLDKLITQQSSLMVHIDDDPLTTVVRGTGRSLEDEACFSKVYIN
- the rimI gene encoding ribosomal-protein-alanine N-acetyltransferase translates to MVEKGLELRVLGPRDAAALAALEARVFDDAWNFEQFRDLLGQDRFLAVGAFDPAGLCAYLTAYSVAGELEIVNVAVTVAQRGKGIGRSLLLFFLEQGRLRGAERAVLEVRSGNAAARALYGGCGFVQVGMRRAYYADSGEDALVLEWTPCPGS
- a CDS encoding peptidyl-prolyl cis-trans isomerase A is translated as MIVMETSKGTMKIELFADKAPLTCENFLNYVREGFYDGTIFHRVIPNFMIQGGGMTENMSEKKTGDPIKNEADNGLKNQRGTLAMARTQAVDSATSQFFINLRDNAFLDHGSRDFGYAVFAQVVEGIEVMEEIAGVPTGNFGFHQDVPKESVIITRVSVEE
- a CDS encoding alpha/beta hydrolase, giving the protein MVQLARAFPFSSGHVQTLFPPLFRSMPDACYERERFETSDGDFVDLDWSRGEGSPGLVFIMHGLEGHSRRKYVLGMVRAAREHGLDAVAMNFRGCSGEPNRKVSMYHSGWTRDLHEALLMIASLRRYRSVHLIGFSLGGNVILKYLGEDASIIPGVVSGAVAISVPCDLEDSARALARPQCALYTRYLLDQLRKKIIDKGRLFPGALDLKGVEKLRTFRQFDDRFTAPLHGFRDALDYWRRSSSRQYLPGIDRRTCIINAANDPFLGPRCYPEGEARANGNLTLLTPPTGGHVGFVGSGGGWMYWSEWMAMRFLLDPAASQVQE
- a CDS encoding peptidase; translation: MKYAIRLLTIMFVFVASASMAAQLPDFTELAEKSGQAVVNISTVKIVKNQRNMQQFFPRGPQGQHPFGDFFDQFDRFFGEQGQGAPREQRSLGSGFVFSADGYIVTNNHVIEGADSIKVNLQVDKNGDRSYDAEVIGTDKETDLALLKIKADKPLPYLVFGDSDALKVGQWVMAIGNPFGLDHTVTAGIVSAKGRTIGAGPYDNFIQTDASINPGNSGGPLINLDGQVIGINTAIVASGQGIGFAIPSNMARQVIEQLREYQSVKRGWLGVSIQNVDENSAKALGLEEVRGALVSSVTAGDPAEKAGIKAGDVIVAVDGISVADAGDLTRKIGDLLPGVKIDLSVWREGKIVKIPLVLGERSAEKVAQGRPGAPQDQGEDVLGLSVRPVTEAEAKALELDRAQGLLVVEVSEGSLAAQNDLSAGDVILEANGKAVDTVKALREVVEGDGKEKGVVMLLLKRQGRNIFRTVPLS